The Mastomys coucha isolate ucsf_1 unplaced genomic scaffold, UCSF_Mcou_1 pScaffold20, whole genome shotgun sequence nucleotide sequence NNNNNNNNNNNNNNNNNNNNNNNNNNNNNNNNNNNNNNNNNNNNNNNNNNNNNNNNNNNNNNNNNNNNNNNNNNNNNNNNNNNNNNNNNNNNNNNNNNNNNNNNNNNNNNNNNNNNNNNNNNNNNNNNNNNNNNNNNNNNNNNNNNNNNNNNNNNNNNNNNNNNNNNNNNNNNNNNNNNNNNNNNNNNNNNNNNNNNNNNNNNNNNNNNNNNNNNNNNNNNNNNNNNNNNNNNNNNNNNNNNNNNNNNNNNNNNNNNNNNNNNNNNNNNNNNNNNNNNNNNNNNNNNNNNNNNNNNNNNNNNNNNNNNNNNNNNNNNNNNNNNNNNNNNNNNNNNNNNNNNNNNNNNNNNNNNNNNNNNNNNNNNNNNNNNNNNNNNNNNNNNNNNNNNNNNNNNNNNNNNNNNNNNNNNNNNNNNNNNNNNNNNNNNNNNNNNNNNNNNNNNNNNNNNNNNNNNNNNNNNNNNNNNNNNNNNNNNNNNNNNNNNNNNNNNNNNNNNNNNNNNNNNNNNNNNNNNNNNNNNNNNNNNNNNNNNNNNNNNNNNNNNNNNNATAGCTCACACATGGGAAACCAGAGCTCAGCTGTTACTACTCTACTGTTCTCCTGGAATTAGGTAAGTTCACTTTTCCATTTGATGGTGCAACTTTTTAACAACCTCAAGATCAGAAGTCCCTTCTCCAGATGATATAATAATTATGGATCTAGAGGGAGATGACTTGATGGCATTCCCTTCTTATAACTACTTCTTAGGGCCTCATTCTGTAAGGGTTTTTAATCAAAGGCCCAGCTGgtgagtatttctttttcttttcattaatagTGAGAGCTGTAAGTAGGTGGTAGAATAGAAAAAGGATTCTGTAATAAATGTTtagagaattctctgcttagaatttttcttttgagcCATTCTGTAGCATAAGAAGTAAACAACAGATTCTTATAGACAGAAATATCAGTGTAATgatttataaataacataaatttcAGCTAATATGGTTTCACGATATTTCATACATGACAGTAGAAGGGGACTCTTGGGGAAAGTATGAGTGTGTAGCAGAAGGATGGATAAATACAGGAAAGGCTAATAAGGTGAAGAAAAGCAATGGGTATTATGTATTGAACGAAAATGTCATGTGTCATATCACTTTTTTTACAGTGGATATACActgtaaataatatataatatatatgagatTAAAAGAGTAAATGAAGGCAGATGTGGCGTCagacacctatgatcccagcactttcaaagctaaggcaggagcatCATTAGTTTGATCAGAGAGTGAGAACCTAACTCTTACACACAGAATACAACAAAATCAAGGTAGAAAACATATAATGTAGAGATATGAAATTACTATcaataaatagaacaaaataatgcCAATAACTTTCATTAAGTCACTGGCCAAAGGATATCAACACCAGAAAAAACAACTGACATAAATATGAGTTTATGTTTTTAAGTATTACAgaattttcagtttgttttgaaTAATTTATATCAAAAGTCTACACTAGTGCACTAGACATGGGCAATAGATATGATCAAGTCAACTGGAAAACAAAGGACACACTCTATTTTCCCTAATggtcattttatttaagaaacatattttatataacttattttttttcactcAAGTGATGTACAGGTATTCATGTTAGCAGCACTGGCATACAGTATGCTATTTCTCTATTCTTAGACCTATTAGCCAAATAATTtcccccaaatacacacacacacacacacactcacacacgaacacacacacacatacattttcagtgaacatttttatatatttcccaAAATCTTGACAAAAAGTATATACATCTTACACTCTGGGTATGATTACTTCTCCACAGTGACACTTCTGCTGCCTCTTCATCTCAAGGGAACTAACTGActtgtaattgtgagaatgtaatATTCTAGTCAGCATTGGTAGACATGGAAGATTGCTCCAGTCACTTCTTCTGTAATGTGCTTTGTACAAGTATTTAGGAACAGTTCAGGAACATTTGCTAAGGATATTAGTGAGAAATCCTATCAAGATGCCAGATGTGATCCCAACATTCAACTGAGACAAGAAAGTCCACGTCTtggaggccagcttaggctattATCACAAAGACAATCAGATGATTGCGTTCAAATTCTCTGGAAAAATGTAAGTGTCAAAATGATAACCTGGAGTTCTCTTTCAATTGTTGATGCCTCTTCCAAACAAAATAACCTACCAGTGGTAAGATGGCGAATATCTTGATGTATGAGTTCTAAGTATGACTTATGATTAACAAAGgacttacaaagaaaaaattattctaGTCAGCTTCTAATGTTTTCAGTTACATCTATGCCAAACTCCATTTCCTAACAATAACTCATGCTTTATTTAAGAGGATGAATTAAGTTATATAAGAGGATCAGGTGATAGCTATGAATTAATACTCGATTAATATGTGATCAGGGTTTATTCATGCTGTCTTTATATAATTCATAAAGATTACATGGAACTAGCTTGTGTGGCTATGGTCTTCATCTCCTGAGAGTTCTGAAGACTTACTCTTCCTTCTGACAGTGGACAGTCACTAAATATGGTAAATCTTAAAATGATAATGAAACCTTTGATGTATTATATTCGTATGTTCCTCATATTATTAAATCTCCACAAAGCAGAAGGCAAAGTTCACCAAAAATTGATCAAACAAGactgttttaaaatcaaatactaaTATAATGAAGAGGTGAAATGGTTTTTCTTGGAAGAATGTACAGCTATGGAGAGAATAGctcttgttctcttttgtttcagGTCTCTTCAAACACATGCTTTCAGGCTGCTTAATCTTTTGGTTCTTGGTCCGTTTAATAGTTACAGTTTCCCCACTATTACCAATGTTTATGGGTACACTTTGGGTTTTATTACTTACAACTGAATTTTACAACCTATACTAATGGGAAAATCAGAAACATTAATAACCATACATCCAGTGTCTGCTCTGAATCTGCTCCAGTGTTTTCACATTGGCCTGAGCAGACCTGACCTACACACTACTACAGACTGTAAGGTTAGTGAGTGACCGATGTGTCACAGTGGGTCCAATTCTTCTTGGCACTGTATTACTTTGTAGACATGATctgtgatgttttcttttattccatgAATTCCTGGCTAGCATTATATTAGTATAAATCTTATGATTCTTCAGTCATGGAACTTTCCATGTCATCAAATACAAATACCTGCTAAATCATTAAAGTTTAAATTAAACAATTCAGGTTGttaagaacaccaatagcttcagcactcaggagacagaagtaaAAGGAATATAAATTTAAGAACATCCTAGGCTACAAAGGAAGGTCTACAtcagcacaaaacaaacaaactagcaaGCAATATTCAGAGCTTGAGGACTTGTATGTCTCAGTTAAGAGTGTGTTCCTAGAGTGTGCAGAATACTAAGATTGACCCTagtattacatattttttttcaaatgaaacaaatgaattttcttGGTGCATGCATATGTTAACAACTCAGTTTGTAGTCATGGCAACTGTGGTCTTTTTTCTGGTCCATTGAGCCCCAGAGAAAGATACCACTTGATGAATTAGATGATACATCATTTTCTGTATATGATAAACATTTATAAAGCAATGGATATGAAGAAGAAAGGTTGAAGTACATAACtttggaataagaaaaaagagTTTAGATTACTCTTTTATCTTATGTTATCTCTTTTATATGGCTTATAATACATGTAATACATTTATAAGATGTAGATGTAGAATTAATAAtgaattactatatatatatggtttgaTCATTTGTAACTTTAATGTTGGAATTGGCCTACAGTTCGTACAGTCTGGAGACCAACACTTGAATTAAATATTATCCtggaggttttatttattttattttatttatatattggtgcttttcctgcatgtatgtctgtgcaccacttgcatgcttGTATCAGAGGACaatggataccctggaactaaaATTATTGATAGTTATGAATCACCAAGATATTGATAGAAAaacaaacccaagtcctctgcaagagcaaatcATACTCTTAACAGTGAACTATCCTTTCAGCTCCTGTCCTGTagcttttaaaaaacagagcATCACTGTGCAGCTATTGTAAGTTTATGTCAGTGGAAGAATAAGATGTTTGGCTCTGGCAATCAGAATGAATCGATTCCTTTACTAGAATAAGGAAAAATCAtgtaaatacaaaatgtatgagATATGGCTTTTTATTCCTTAGGAAGTTTTAGAGTGATCTCATTACTACCTTCTGCATTATTTCTATACATTTATGCATCCACTATATTGGATATATGGAATATAATACTGAACTTGAATGTATAATTGTATGCACTCTTTTTTACACGTAAATCTGAGTAACTGTagtagtttttatttctctatcaCAAGCTGATTTTAATGTACTGAACTAATTTGATAAAATAATGACACTGGTAACCAGCCAAATAACTAACGTAGGCACCAATGGTAAGACTGTTGAGATAAACTGTAAAAAGTGTGTGGGTGCTGATGATGTACGACAACACTGGGAACATTGTTTTTCACTCATGGGAaggaattacttttaaaaaattaactccaAAACAGAATCACTATCTGGTCATCTTTGGTGAGTTCATGTTTGTCATAATGTGTTGAAAGTTGTGTTTGTCTTagcatcacatgttctctcttgtAGGAGGCTCCTAGCTCCATGTCTTCAGATGACATTATGTAGACGGTAGAAACTAtggaaatcaggaaaataaaacgGGACCATTGCCAGAATAGGTGTGGGGTGGTAGTTAACAATGGAGAGGGAACAAGCAATAGAAGGGTGCAAGTCATCATATCAGGAAAATGGGAAAAGAGGAGCACcttagggagggagagagggaaatgtGGGAAGAGGGTAAAGGGGAAATGTAGGATACAGGGAACTGAGAAGGGAAATGCAAAGGGGGCCTCcttagggaaggagagagatgtaAATACAGGAAAAAGTGTGAGCCAGGTAATGGGGAGTAGCAGGGTAATTGCTTTGGTAGGGGAATGGGAAAATGGATGGGGGATCCTTtcaaaagagggagggagacaaacgCAGAAGGCATTAGAGAGGTAAAATAACAACAGGGATGGCCGNNNNNNNNNNGGATGGCTGAAAAGCCTTAAGGCATCATACTGTTAATGATctacctccccttcccctgcaaaagaaaacaaatctaataCATGTGTTGAGCTGGCAGTTAGTTCTTTAGACCTGAAGTAGAGTCTCACAACAGGTTTAAACGGGATGAGAACTGAATTGGGAGACATCTAGGTGCATTTATAACCATAACTAATGGTTAAACATTTAATAGGTGTGGAGTTACACTAGTAACTAGTCTCCAGCAGTATCGTTGTCTTTAATTCCAGACCCGAAAGATGTAAGATCtcttggaaaaagaaacataaaaacagatgaatttgagaaaaatattttgctgAATAAAACAGTGGGATTATTATGAATTATCATTGTGATTCCTTTAGACCTAGTAATCACGATATGGATAGTTGCAAAATGGTGCAAAGCAAAATGATGGTACCTGAGACTGATGtgaccttttgttttcttttgtgattttttttcccagttcaGTGTAATTTGTGTTCATTTGTACAAATATGATTTATGTTGTGTGCTCATCACTATATTTTTGGGTGTTAAATACAAAATTAGGTGATTTAAATCAATAGGACTGGATTTATAAGATATGAGGCTCAGGTGTCATGCAGGCACACAGAGTATGCATTCTATATAAATGTGACTGGGAATGCATGTATTTTCTATACCATTCTATACAGAGAGGAGATATAGAGAGAGATATATAGAAATGTAGGAAATGATGTCCAGTATGGAACATCAAAAGTTAAAGAGAGGGTAATTGAGAATAAGTAGCTAATCCATGCCTCAAtatatgggaatgccagggccaggaggcaggagtgggtaggtggatcgAGAAGCACCCTCactgaagcagggagagggaagatagAATAGGGAGTTTCCAAGGGGGAatccaggaaaggtgataacatttgaaatgtaaatatataaaatattcaattaaaacaaagaataagtaGCTAAAAAACAATAATGGTATAGATATACCAACCAGAGAGTCAAGTTTGAtgtatctaattttttttcagatatatgaAATATGCTTCCTCTATGTTCTTAAGGTGAATACACTTTCTGattatgttttcattaaataatgTCTTTTATTTCCAAGCTGGACTTGGAATTCTAGccaatatatttcttctttttttctacacTGCCATAATCCTATGTCACAGATCTAAGCCCATGGACTTGATTTCCTGTCAATTGACTTTCATTCACATAATGATGGTCATCACTGGATGGGATATTTTTACTACAGACGTGTTTGATTTATTGAACATAGAGAATGACTTCATATGTAAGGCAACTTCTTACATACACAGGGCGATGAGAGGCCTCTCTATCTGcatcacctgcctcctgagtgtgttcCAGGCTGTGACGATCAGTCCCAATGCCTCTCTGCTGGCAAAATTTAAACGTAaactaaaaaaatacatgatctattctttcttctatttttggtCTTTCAATTTGTCATTCAGCAGTGACCGGCTCTTCTATTGTGGTTCTTATACCAACATGAGTGAGACCAAACAGATGAAGATCACTAAATACTGCTCACTCTTCCCCATGAACTACATCGTTAGGGTATTGATTTCAACAATGACAACCTCAAGAGATGTATTTCTTGTAGGAGTCATGCTGATCACAAGTACATACATGGTGATTATCTTGTTCAGGCATCAGAGACAATGCAAGCATCTTCATAGCATCAGGCACCTGAGAGCATCCCCTGAGAAAAGGGCCACCCAGACCATCTTGCTGCTGGTGTTTTTCTATGTGGTCATGTATTGGGTGGACTTCATCATGTCATCCAGAGCAGTCTTTTTATGGATGTATGACCCAGTCATCCTGACTGTTCAGAAGTTTGTGATAAATGCCTATCCCACAATTAGTCCTTTGATACAAATCAGTTCTGATTATCGAATAATCATTATGCTAAAAAATATGCAAAAAGTATGCCACCAGATTTTTTAACAAGTGTAATTTTTCCCTTATTAACATTTTCCCTTGAAacattctttatttcattcatatGTATTAGTTTTGGCctggcatgtatgcatgtgtgcattcctGGTATTCATAGACGTCAGAAGAATTCATGGGATCCCCTGGATCAGAAAGTACAAATGGTTGTAAGGTGCCATGCTGGTGCAGCACCAATAATCTTTTCCCTACAAAACAGATTTTTTAAGGGTTTATCTCAGTTTACAATTCCCATGTCACACTCACTGAGGAAATTTAGGGCtggcactgaagcagaggccagtggaGGGATGatggttactggcttgctcccaatggcttgctcagcctgctttttttatTCCCCCTCCCCCGCTCCTACCCTCCCCCTTTGCTGCTTGCTGTAGCCCTGCTGGCTCcggccatatttatttcatatatgtgacgacactgtcattgtcttcagaaagactagaagagggcatcaggtgcccattagagatggttgtgagccaccatgtggttgctgggaattgaagtcaggttctctggaagagcagtcatcgttcttaaccacggagccatctctctagccccagattCTTCTTAAATTGTTTACTAGTTCAAGTAGCAAAGCAAGTTTTTCATATGATTTAAATTGAATTTGTAGTATTATACTTATTCACTCTTTTGACATTTCTGCTGCCAAGAAGTATATGGTTCTTAAGTTCATTGTACATCATAAATTCATATTTCCATAGGATTTCTCTTAGTCTctgctttttactttatttcataaaTGTTCCCTTGATGCTGATGTTACTCAAAAGATTACCCTTGCTGATAATGACatttaaagcttttttaaaaaatatattttaacttactCTAAATaatcaagaatattttaaataattgattGTAGTTTTAACTCTGGTTCCTAACTATAATTTCTCTGGACCCATAAAAGTAATGAGTTTAAAGTTTCCAGTTTTTACTACTCGTCAAGTATTAACTACTTCATGAGTCTTATATGAAATTTTCATGTGCCTGAATATTCACACTTCATTTCTTTCACCCTTACTGAAATATTGATCAATAAAAGTTGTGTACATACACCTACATGGTGTATGATGtgttttttgtgcatgtgtgcatagatgaaggatgtgtgtgtgaatgtgaacatggaggccaggagacaaCTTTGGGTATCTGGGAGCCTTCTCAGCCTGGATTGGGTTGAAGTGGGACAGAGCATCAGACACAGCTTTAAAGACTGATGATCTCCGGACTTAGtttaaagactgatggtctctGGCCTTCTAGCTCTCTATCTATATTGAATGCTTGCTGATAACTTACCAAAATCCTGAAACTATTCTTGCTTATTCTGCAGTTTAAAAttgctggcttcttttctctgtgctttctttagCTCCTTATATCTTTCCTGTTCTTTATTGAACTCTTTATGCTTAAAGAAACACTAGGGAAACTTAACTCTACCTTACTGTTATGTGCTGCCTTAAGCACTGAAAACTTAACTTTATTAACTCTTTATTACTTGTGCTTTAATAAGCCGTAATATCTGGCAATTAACACATGCTGTTTAGCAGCAGGAAACTAAGCAAAAGGATTTATTGCTAGCGCTCCTTTCTGGTGAGTCAGCCAGAGGcctctctggctaagctggttaTCTCTTTGTgacccagagaggaaggaaaggaaaggaaaggaaaggaaaggaaaggaaaggaaaggaaaggaaaggaaaggaaaggaaaggaaaggaaaggaactaAGATGCTTTATATTAGTcaaatatgcacagacatatgcatatTCATACACCCACACTCTGGGAGAGGTCAACTGTAACAATCACCTGCACAACtattcatgcatgcttacataaatatatatacctatgaacatacatatagacaaactgacatatacatttggattgatggatgggtggatggatggatggatggatggatggatggatggatgaagctGAGCTCCCCAAGCCAAACCTTCCCAGCAACAACTTTActtcttttctcttgtctttttataTCATGCTTGAAAAAAGtacttcttttaaatttatttaatcttttatttatttatttatttatttacacttcagattttattccacATCTTATACTGTCCCTACTATGCAACCTCCCACATCTCACCAGACCTCAAAACTACCTAGggcttgagggttaggtgcatcttctctgacagaTCCCAGACCCAGGCAGTCCTGTGCTGTATATTGgtgtttggggcctcatatcagctggtgtatgctgcctggttggtgttctaatgtttgagagatcttgggggtccaggttaattgaggctgtttgtcctcctacagggtcaccctcttcctcagcttcttccagcttttccctaattaacactaggggtcagcagcttctatccattggttgggtgcaaatatctgcatctgactctttcagctgctccttgggtctttcagagggcagtcatgataggtccctttttgtgagtgctccacagcctcagtaatagcgTCAGGTCTG carries:
- the LOC116098161 gene encoding putative vomeronasal receptor-like protein 4, with the protein product MFSLNNVFYFQAGLGILANIFLLFFYTAIILCHRSKPMDLISCQLTFIHIMMVITGWDIFTTDVFDLLNIENDFICKATSYIHRAMRGLSICITCLLSVFQAVTISPNASLLAKFKRKLKKYMIYSFFYFWSFNLSFSSDRLFYCGSYTNMSETKQMKITKYCSLFPMNYIVRVLISTMTTSRDVFLVGVMLITSTYMVIILFRHQRQCKHLHSIRHLRASPEKRATQTILLLVFFYVVMYWVDFIMSSRAVFLWMYDPVILTVQKFVINAYPTISPLIQISSDYRIIIMLKNMQKVCHQIF